The following nucleotide sequence is from archaeon BMS3Bbin15.
AAATAACCTTCATGAACTAGAATCTTTTGTAAGAGAAAATATGGACAAAACTGTGGCAGTACTTACTTCCGGTGACCCCGGCATTTTCAGTATTCTCAAATTTCTTCTTGAAAAGTTTGACAGGGATGAGATTGAAGTTATACCAGGAATAAGCTCTCTTCAGCTATGTTTTGCAAGGTTCAGAGAAACATGGGAGGATGTAAGGCTTATATCGCTCCATGGAAGAAATCATGAAAATATCAGTTCTGTGGTGAGGAATAACAGAAAAGTGGCAATTTTCACGGATAGCAGAAATTCTCCCCGGAAGGTGGCTGAAAAACTTCTGAAAGAGCTGGGGAATCTTAAGGCAGGGGTATGCTGTAATCTTACCTCTGAAGATGAAATAATACTTATATCTAACCTCATGGAAATTGCCTCAGGTAACTTTCCGGAAAATTCAATTGTGGTGGTATGGAGTGAATAGGTGTTTTGGAATAGCTGATAATGAGTTTATAAGGGGTAAAGTTCCGATGACAAAGGAGGAGGTCAGAGCAGTCATACTTCACAGGCTGAGACTGAATAGAAACAGCATTGTGGCTGATATTGGTGCTGGTACAGGTAGTCTGAGTATAGAGGCGGCACTCCTTGCTTCGGAGGGTAGAGTTTATGCAGTGGAAAAGAGTAGCGAAGCTATAGGTATATTGAAGGCAAATATTGATAAGTTTGGAGCAGATAATATTGAAGTTATTCATGGTGAGGCCCCGGAAGCTCTTGAATCCCTTCCCGGGCTTGATAGGGTAATTGTTGGGGGAAGCTCCGGGAAGATTGAGGATATTATCAATGGTGCTAAAGAAAAACTCAGACCTGGAGGGCGGATTGTTATAAGCCTTATAACTCTTGAAAATCTCTGCACTGCCCTTGAAGTTCTTGAAGGCAGTTTTGAACCTGAGGTTTCAGAAATTATAGTGGCAAAGGCAGAGAAACTCGGTAAATATAAGT
It contains:
- the cbiE gene encoding putative cobalt-precorrin-6Y C(5)-methyltransferase produces the protein MGRILVIGTGPGNEKYLTPVARAALEEARAVAGGSRALMLVSREKRKFQIKNNLHELESFVRENMDKTVAVLTSGDPGIFSILKFLLEKFDRDEIEVIPGISSLQLCFARFRETWEDVRLISLHGRNHENISSVVRNNRKVAIFTDSRNSPRKVAEKLLKELGNLKAGVCCNLTSEDEIILISNLMEIASGNFPENSIVVVWSE
- the cbiT gene encoding putative cobalt-precorrin-6Y C(15)-methyltransferase [decarboxylating], encoding MNRCFGIADNEFIRGKVPMTKEEVRAVILHRLRLNRNSIVADIGAGTGSLSIEAALLASEGRVYAVEKSSEAIGILKANIDKFGADNIEVIHGEAPEALESLPGLDRVIVGGSSGKIEDIINGAKEKLRPGGRIVISLITLENLCTALEVLEGSFEPEVSEIIVAKAEKLGKYKSLKARNPVFIVSGEIR